In a genomic window of bacterium:
- a CDS encoding site-specific DNA-methyltransferase, whose product MVKADAATLELFGVSPASEDTRRQEGATSERLPRLDLGGQLRQRVLPLCRLGAGEIWEDPLNAHRVGVLDASSEDDIAMIANGAKAELVINDPPYNVVVGNANTTSLFRVPLDKYLRFSEKWVQNAISVMANDSHLYVWMGADYKQGFQPLPDFLLLMRGFSELKARNIITLRNQRGYGTQKNWMWVRQELLYYTRGKPPFDVNAVYTDIPKLVRGYYKNVGGRITENLERGKSKCIRAGNVWVDIQQVFYRMEENVPGCYAQKPMKAIERIVSASSSEGDLVFDFFAHSGTTLLAGEKLGRRVFTFDLDPVFAEITIRRLEHYRATGKTGWQWRSPFPELEQEDGETVWT is encoded by the coding sequence ATGGTGAAGGCTGACGCCGCAACGCTTGAATTGTTTGGAGTCTCACCTGCGAGTGAGGACACACGTCGGCAAGAAGGCGCAACCTCGGAGAGACTCCCAAGACTTGATCTTGGGGGCCAGCTGAGGCAGCGGGTTTTGCCATTGTGCAGGCTGGGCGCTGGGGAGATATGGGAAGACCCTCTGAACGCCCATAGGGTCGGCGTGCTGGATGCGTCGAGCGAGGACGACATAGCTATGATCGCAAATGGTGCGAAGGCGGAACTGGTTATCAATGACCCTCCCTACAACGTTGTAGTCGGTAACGCAAACACCACCTCATTGTTCAGAGTGCCGTTGGATAAATACCTGCGCTTTTCCGAAAAATGGGTTCAGAATGCGATTAGCGTTATGGCAAATGACTCACATCTGTATGTTTGGATGGGCGCGGACTACAAGCAGGGCTTTCAGCCTCTTCCGGATTTCCTTCTTCTGATGAGAGGATTTTCGGAGCTGAAGGCCAGGAACATAATAACTCTGCGGAATCAGAGAGGATATGGGACACAGAAGAACTGGATGTGGGTTAGACAGGAGTTGCTGTATTACACCAGAGGGAAGCCGCCTTTTGACGTAAATGCTGTATACACGGATATACCCAAGCTTGTGAGGGGCTATTACAAAAACGTCGGGGGGAGAATCACGGAGAACCTTGAACGAGGCAAATCCAAATGTATCAGAGCCGGCAATGTTTGGGTGGACATCCAGCAGGTCTTCTACAGGATGGAAGAGAACGTGCCGGGATGCTACGCTCAGAAACCTATGAAGGCCATAGAGCGGATAGTCTCGGCTAGCAGTTCCGAGGGTGACCTAGTATTCGATTTCTTCGCTCATTCTGGCACAACGCTGCTTGCTGGCGAGAAACTGGGTAGAAGAGTTTTTACGTTCGATTTGGACCCCGTATTCGCTGAGATCACCATTAGGAGATTGGAGCATTATCGGGCGACTGGCAAAACGGGATGGCAGTGGAGAAGTCCCTTCCCAGAGTTGGAACAAGAAGACGGAGAGACCGTTTGGACTTGA